A single genomic interval of Mycolicibacterium sp. MU0053 harbors:
- a CDS encoding MCE family protein produces the protein MHLRRRVVVQLAVFSVITIVATSVMALSYMRLPWLLFNANHYDVALDLSNSAGLYERAVVNYRGVEVGKVKRVHLTDDGVQAILSLKSDVPIPSDLDASVHSQTAVGEQYVELSPRDNTSSPLRDGDIIPQDRASVPPDINSLLDATNRGLTAIPGDSLKTVIDESAIAFGGLGPELSRFVRGSTTLIKGAQRHLSDLTNLVDNAAPILDTQTETSDSVRAWAAHTAEITGQLQARNDDLAGVLINGPAALEEGRALLDRLRPTLPILLANLATVAPVLLTYQPNVEQMLVLLPKAVEMVQAATLADSQIDSPYRGINIDFNLNFNLPPPCMTGYLPAEQMRSVSEVDHPDRPEGDLYCRIPQDSMFGVRGARNIPCAGRPGKRAPTAKMCESNENYVPLNDGFNWKGDPNATMSGQDVPQLAPGMPSQGHVGDAPVPVAAAEYDPETGRYIGPDGKTYTQSNLDAHARDGQTWQSLILPPTS, from the coding sequence CTGCACCTTCGGAGAAGGGTCGTAGTCCAGCTGGCCGTCTTCTCGGTCATAACGATAGTCGCGACGAGCGTCATGGCGCTGAGCTATATGCGGTTGCCGTGGCTTCTCTTCAACGCGAACCATTACGACGTAGCGCTTGACCTCTCGAACTCGGCAGGCCTCTACGAGCGCGCCGTCGTCAACTACCGGGGGGTTGAGGTCGGCAAGGTCAAGCGGGTTCACTTGACCGACGACGGAGTGCAAGCGATTCTGTCGCTCAAGTCGGATGTTCCCATCCCGTCCGATCTTGACGCGTCAGTACACAGCCAAACCGCCGTGGGGGAGCAGTACGTCGAGCTGTCGCCGCGCGACAACACCTCATCGCCGCTGCGCGATGGTGACATCATCCCACAAGACCGGGCATCGGTTCCGCCAGACATCAACTCGTTACTCGACGCGACCAACCGGGGGCTGACGGCTATTCCGGGGGACAGTCTGAAGACAGTCATCGACGAATCGGCCATCGCGTTCGGCGGCCTGGGGCCGGAACTTTCCCGCTTCGTGAGGGGTTCCACGACGCTGATCAAAGGCGCGCAACGACATCTAAGTGATCTGACAAACCTGGTGGATAATGCCGCGCCCATCCTTGATACTCAGACTGAAACCTCAGACTCGGTACGGGCGTGGGCCGCACACACGGCGGAGATCACCGGACAGCTACAAGCCAGAAACGATGACCTGGCCGGTGTGCTGATCAACGGTCCCGCAGCGCTCGAAGAAGGCCGAGCGCTGCTTGATCGTCTCCGGCCTACGCTGCCGATTCTGCTCGCCAACCTCGCAACCGTGGCTCCCGTACTGCTCACCTATCAGCCGAACGTGGAGCAGATGTTGGTGCTACTTCCCAAAGCAGTGGAGATGGTCCAGGCAGCGACACTTGCTGACTCTCAGATTGATTCGCCTTATCGTGGCATCAACATCGACTTCAATCTCAACTTCAATCTGCCACCGCCATGCATGACGGGCTACCTGCCTGCCGAGCAGATGCGGTCCGTCAGCGAAGTCGATCACCCGGACCGTCCCGAGGGCGATCTTTATTGCCGGATACCGCAAGACTCGATGTTCGGTGTCCGTGGCGCGCGAAATATCCCGTGCGCCGGCCGGCCAGGTAAGCGGGCACCGACGGCAAAAATGTGCGAAAGCAACGAGAACTATGTGCCTTTGAACGACGGCTTCAACTGGAAAGGCGACCCGAACGCAACAATGTCGGGTCAAGATGTGCCGCAGTTGGCGCCGGGTATGCCGTCCCAGGGCCATGTCGGCGATGCGCCGGTACCGGTGGCCGCGGCCGAATACGATCCGGAAACCGGCCGCTACATCGGCCCTGACGGGAAGACCTACACCCAGAGCAATCTGGACGCACATGCGCGTGATGGCCAAACGTGGCAGTCGCTGATCTTGCCGCCGACTTCCTGA